The genomic region GCCACGATGATGCGCGCGACGATCAGGCCGACGATCAGCACGATTGCCGCCGTCAGAACCTGGAGCATCGTCACATTGGTGTGCGGTATGGTCATGTCCCAGCTCATCTGAACCTCCGTCATGCTCTGTGCGCGTTGGCCCCGTCGGGCCTCCTGGCTTCCGCCCCGTCTCGGGCGATGGGCATTAGATGCAACATCAGATAACGGGTTTCGGGATGGCGGTGTCAACGGCTTTTCCGGTCGTTGACGCCTGGGGCGGCCCCCGACGGGGAGGCCGACAGCCTGCTCGTCCGCTCCGGCACCGCCGCGCCAATCCTGTCCGACATCGCCTGAAGCGTCCATGGCACGGGGCAATCCCGCTTGACACCGTGTGATACGAGCACTACCATGACCGCGGTGTGCGCGGGCCCTGACGGCGCTGTGGCGCGTCGTGCGGGGCCGGGGACGCATCCATCGTACCGGAGTCTCGAGAGCGGGGAGGACGACCGGCATGCTCCTCATCCTGGCGCTCGGAGTGTCGCGCCTCATCGTCCTGAGCGCTCTCTCCCTCGTGATAGGCTGCCTGATCGGCTGGCTCGTCTCAAGGGGGGTCCGGAGCAGGAGCGAGCAGCGCCGCAGCGACATCGAGAAGAGCAAGCGCCAGCTGCAGGCGATCTTCGACGGCATCACCGACGGGCTCATCATCGTCGACCGGGATTTCCGGATCGTCGCGGTCAACAAGGCCGAGGCGGCCTTCCTGGGGCAGTCGCCCAAGGAACTCGTCGGGAAGCCGTGCTACGAGGTCTACTGCCGGGGGGAGGAGGCCTGCCCGCTCTGTCCGGCGCACGAGACCTTCGCGACCGGCAAGCCGGCGCTGGTCTCCCAGCTCGAGCTCACGGGCGGCTATCACCGGAAGGGCGTCGACGTCTACACCTTCCCCGTGTACGACGAGAAGGGCAGGACGGTCCAGGCGATCCAGTACATCAAGGACGTGACCGACCGCCTCCAGCTCCAGCGCCAGCTCCGCGAGGTCGAGCAGCTGACCGGCATCGGCCAGATGGCGGCCAACGTGGCGCACGAGATCCGGAATCCGCTCATCGCCGTCGGAGGGTTCGCACGGCAGCTGCACGAGAAGCTCGACGAGGACGATCCGCGGCGCGAGTACTCGCAGATCATCCTCGAGGAGGTCACGCGGCTCGAACAGATCCTCCGCGATCAGCTGACGCTCGAGCGGCACCTGCAGCCGGTCCTGGGTCCGGTCGACATCAACAGGATCCTGCGGGACGTACGCAAGCTGGTCTCTCACGGGATGCTGTCTTCACAGGTCCGCATGGTCGGCGAGCTGTCGGACGACCTGCCCGTCACGATGGGCGACGCCAATCAGCTGAAGCAGGCGTTTCTCAACGTGATCTCGAACGCCATCCAGTCGATGCCGGACGGTGGGACGCTCACCGTCAGGACGGAGCAGCACGGTCAGCGGATCGTCGTGTCGATCAGCGACACGGGCGAGGGGATCCCCAGGGAGGTCGTCGACAAGCTGTTCGTCCCCTTCTTCACCACGCGGAAGACAGGGTCTGGCCTCGGACTGGCCGTGACGCGACGGATCATCGAGAACCACGGCGGGTCGATCTCGGTGTCGAGCACGCCCGGGGAGGGCACGACGTTCGAGCTCAGGATCCCCGTCGTCAGAAGCTCACCCGAGGTGGAACGAAGGAAGATGCTCGGTAACGAAGGCGCGGGCGACGCGCCGCCCCCGAACGGCGGAACCGGCGGGGGAAGAGGAGGTGACGCATGACGAAGCTTCTTGTCGTCGATGACGAGAAGAACATCAGACGGCTGTACGAGACGGAGCTCAAGGGCGACGGGTACGAGGTGGCGACGGCGGAGAGCGCCGAGGAGGCTCTCGAGATGATCGACCGGGAGCCCCCAGATCTCGTCGTGCTCGACATCAGGCTGGAGGGGATGGACGGCATCGACGCGCTCCGGACCATCATGGAGAAGCGGCGCGACCTTCCCGTCATCCTGAACTCGGCCTACTCGACGTACAAGCAGGACTTCGCTTCGTGGATGGCCGACGCGTACGTCGTCAAGTCGGCCGACCTCACGGAGCTCAAGACGACGATCGAGACCGTGCTCAAGGAGCGCGGAAAGGCATAGTCCGTGCGGCGTCTGCGCGCCGGACGGCCGGCTCGGGCGGCCGGGGGGCGGTGAGCTGGCTTTGAAACGACACACCACAACGAGCGTGGAGCGGGATGTCCGCCGGACGCTCCGGGGCGGCGACGAGGTCCAGGCGCTCTGGGACCTCGCCGGCGACTACATGGACGCCGGCCGCTACGAGGACGCCGTGCTCGTGCTCCAGCAGCTCTCCGCGCGGTGCCCCACCGACCACGTCGCCATGCTGGCCTGCGGCACGTGCTACCGGAGGCTCGGGTTCCTCGAGCCGGCGCGCGTCGAGTTCGAGCGCGCCGTCCGGATCGCGCCCGACAGCGCCGAGGCGCACTACAGTCTCGGGCGGATCCACGATCTCCTCGGCCGGAGGGACGAGGCGATCGAGGAACACCTGCGGGCCATCGAACTCAAACCGGACGACCCGGAACCGCATTACAGGCTGGGCGTCACGTTCTCCAGGGCGGGCGAGTTCGAGGCCGCCGAGCGAGCGTTCCGGAAGGCCGTCGAGGTCGACGATCACTGCGCGAAGGCCTACACGAACCTCGGCTACGCGCTCGACCGGCTGGGACGGTCGCGCGACGCCATCCTCGCGTTCAAGAGGGCGATCGAGATCGACCCGGACAACGC from Candidatus Effluviviaceae Genus V sp. harbors:
- a CDS encoding response regulator gives rise to the protein MTKLLVVDDEKNIRRLYETELKGDGYEVATAESAEEALEMIDREPPDLVVLDIRLEGMDGIDALRTIMEKRRDLPVILNSAYSTYKQDFASWMADAYVVKSADLTELKTTIETVLKERGKA
- a CDS encoding tetratricopeptide repeat protein, whose protein sequence is MKRHTTTSVERDVRRTLRGGDEVQALWDLAGDYMDAGRYEDAVLVLQQLSARCPTDHVAMLACGTCYRRLGFLEPARVEFERAVRIAPDSAEAHYSLGRIHDLLGRRDEAIEEHLRAIELKPDDPEPHYRLGVTFSRAGEFEAAERAFRKAVEVDDHCAKAYTNLGYALDRLGRSRDAILAFKRAIEIDPDNAERHLNLGAIYGERGMLTDAIAEFQRAADIEPESAEAHYNLGTALLGAEEEEAAQDALEEAVRLDPENADAHYRLGVVRARRGLFSNAVASFQRVLSLEGESANVCYQMGAALAAMDRLKDAERYLKRAAADDPDDRRVHYQLGLVMDRLGREADATDSYRRAGGSGWGRKKTGD
- a CDS encoding PAS domain-containing protein, yielding MLLILALGVSRLIVLSALSLVIGCLIGWLVSRGVRSRSEQRRSDIEKSKRQLQAIFDGITDGLIIVDRDFRIVAVNKAEAAFLGQSPKELVGKPCYEVYCRGEEACPLCPAHETFATGKPALVSQLELTGGYHRKGVDVYTFPVYDEKGRTVQAIQYIKDVTDRLQLQRQLREVEQLTGIGQMAANVAHEIRNPLIAVGGFARQLHEKLDEDDPRREYSQIILEEVTRLEQILRDQLTLERHLQPVLGPVDINRILRDVRKLVSHGMLSSQVRMVGELSDDLPVTMGDANQLKQAFLNVISNAIQSMPDGGTLTVRTEQHGQRIVVSISDTGEGIPREVVDKLFVPFFTTRKTGSGLGLAVTRRIIENHGGSISVSSTPGEGTTFELRIPVVRSSPEVERRKMLGNEGAGDAPPPNGGTGGGRGGDA